One window of Nymphaea colorata isolate Beijing-Zhang1983 chromosome 1, ASM883128v2, whole genome shotgun sequence genomic DNA carries:
- the LOC116266138 gene encoding wall-associated receptor kinase-like 20: MDSVSTFFVLLLLSLFAGKSTGKQCQACGSTVVPYPMSTATDCGDPNYSIFCNSSSGQLYFSSINGFRYPISKINPAFQKLVVRPPPVSSTSCYATDYAQGGIKLNSSGPFNLSGDNTIMYFNCAPRLLTTPLDCSNTSLCWSYVRQVPEFQSCRSMNICCTFRAGGSATASGVRLSNASQCTAYQSFVSLSPPSSGQQWPQWPQGGMELQWSLPRELQCRNQSDCDGAIPNSNCSADPLAPASGIRRCFCNSGFRWDPITGTCINLKEECYRSGICRIRRIRLITGLTVSAFILLISTMTALLLYKRHLKVREAKESLARKRQELLSNSTDGRCAKLFSGKEIKKATNSCSEENFVGAGGFGEVYKGTLEDGTVIAVKTAKIGNIKSTEQVLNEVRILSQVNHRHLLRLIGCCVELEQPMMVYEFASNGNLYDHLHDGKYDFLNWKQRLTIAHQTAEALAYLHFSAYPPIYHRDIKSSNILLDEKLNAKVSDFGISRLVDTELSHISTCAQGTLGYMDPEYYRNFQLTDKSDVYSFGVLLLELLTSEKVVDFDRGLEEANLVVYVQKRANEGKLMEMVDKELKAGASDQILETMQNFGFLAMGCLEDRRQDRPTMKEVTEELGYIVGLYDVVNAAAAVQENDSF; the protein is encoded by the exons ATGGATTCAGTTTCCACCTTCTttgtcctcctcctcctttcccttTTCGCCGGGAAATCCACCGGAAAACAATGTCAGGCCTGCGGCTCCACCGTGGTTCCTTACCCCATGAGCACGGCGACGGACTGCGGCGACCCCAACTACTCAATCTTCTGCAACTCCTCATCCGGGCAGCTCTACTTCTCCAGCATAAATGGGTTTCGGTACCCGATCTCGAAAATCAACCCCGCATTCCAGAAGCTCGTGGTCAGGCCGCCGCCGGTCTCCTCGACTTCGTGCTACGCTACCGACTACGCGCAAGGTGGAATTAAGCTGAACAGCAGCGGGCCGTTCAACCTGTCCGGCGATAACACGATCATGTACTTTAACTGCGCCCCTCGGTTGCTGACCACTCCCCTCGACTGCTCGAATACCAGCCTGTGCTGGAGCTATGTCCGGCAGGTTCCGGAGTTCCAGAGCTGCCGGAGCATGAACATCTGCTGCACATTCAGGGCCGGAGGGTCCGCGACGGCCTCCGGTGTACGGTTGTCGAACGCGAGCCAATGCACCGCGTACCAGAGCTTCGTCAGCCTCAGCCCGCCTTCGTCCGGGCAGCAGTGGCCGCAGTGGCCGCAGGGGGGGATGGAGTTACAGTGGAGTTTGCCCAGGGAGTTGCAGTGCAGGAACCAGAGCGACTGCGATGGTGCGATACCCAATTCCAATTGTTCGGCTGACCCTTTGGCGCCGGCGAGTGGGATCAGGAGGTGCTTCTGCAACTCAGGCTTCCGTTGGGACCCCATAACCGGAACCTGCATAAACT TAAAAGAAGAATGCTACAGGTCTGGAATATGCCGGATCAGACGCATTCGCCTCATTACAG GATTGACAGTCTCGGCCTTTATTCTGTTGATCTCAACAATGACTGCCCTCTTGTTATACAAGAGACACCTGAAAGTCAGGGAGGCTAAGGAGAGCTTGGCGAGAAAGAGGCAAGAATTGCTATCCAACAGCACGGATGGAAGGTGTGCCAAGCTCTTTAGTGGCAAGGAGATCAAGAAAGCCACAAACTCATGTTCTGAGGAAAATTTCGTTGGGGCGGGTGGCTTTGGTGAAGTTTACAAGGGTACCCTTGAGGATGGGACTGTGATTGCCGTCAAAACAGCAAAAATTGGCAACATCAAGAGCACTGAGCAAGTACTCAATGAAGTTCGAATCCTATCACAGGTCAATCATCGGCACCTTCTCCGGCTTATCGGCTGCTGCGTTGAGCTCGAGCAGCCAATGATGGTTTATGAGTTTGCCTCCAACGGCAACCTCTATGATCATCTTCATGATGGCAAGTACGACTTCCTTAATTGGAAGCAAAGGCTAACTATTGCCCACCAGACTGCAGAGGCACTTGCTTATCTTCATTTCTCTGCCTACCCACCCATCTATCATAGGGATATCAAATCAAGCAACATTCTTCTTGATGAGAAGCTCAATGCAAAGGTCTCCGATTTCGGGATTTCACGGCTTGTTGATACGGAACTTTCACATATATCCACATGTGCACAGGGCACACTAGGATACATGGACCCAGAGTATTACAGGAACTTCCAACTAACTGATAAAAGTGATGTTTACAGCTTTGGAGTACTTCTGCTTGAGCTCTTAACTTCCGAAAAGGTTGTTGACTTTGACAGAGGATTGGAAGAAGCCAACTTGGTTGTGTATGTGCAGAAAAGAGCAAATGAAGGGAAATTGATGGAGATGGTGGATAAGGAGTTGAAGGCAGGAGCATCGGATCAGATCTTAGAGACAATGCAGAATTTTGGGTTTTTGGCAATGGGCTGCTTGGAGGACAGGAGACAAGATCGCCCGACCATGAAAGAAGTAACAGAGGAGTTAGGCTATATCGTCGGTCTTTACGATGTAGTTAATGCTGCTGCCGCAGTACAAGAGAATGACTCCTTTTAA
- the LOC116256536 gene encoding aspartic proteinase 36-like: MSPGRGSLLAGFLFMFVAPFAVADSAFPMTLTLQRAFPAGGGEELEAARARDMARHRRMLQNVVDFPVGGSGDPFSVGLYYTTVKLGNPPVDYHVQIDTGSDILWVTCNPCSGCPSSSGLSSITLRLYDPQKSSASSIISCSDSRCVSAIETAEARCESQNCGYTFQYGDGSGTTGYYVSDTLSFNTVVANDATSNSSATITFGCSSTVSGDLTKSDRAVDGILGFGQNHLSVISQLASQNLAPKAFSHCLRGSQSGGGILVLGKVVDPSIVYTPLVPSMPHYNLYLESISVNGQTLSIDSSVFATASTSGTIIDSGTTLAYIAEQAYDVFITAISSYALGKLESFNSKGANQCFLVVGSVEDAFPPVSLNFKGASMVLKPQDYLLDQGSVSGATVWCIGWQKMQGSMTILGDIVLKDKIFVYDLEGQQVGWTNYDCTRAVNVSSSSGKSAFVQDNSGQTSASGSTRRLSFDNLIFYTILIGFLHAFLGSNFLYSCTKSILY; the protein is encoded by the exons ATGTCGCCGGGGCGCGGTTCTCTCCTCGCCGGGTTCCTTTTTATGTTCGTGGCTCCCTTCGCCGTGGCGGATTCTGCATTCCCCATGACGCTGACGCTGCAGCGGGCTTTTCCGGCAGGCGGAGGGGAGGAGTTGGAGGCGGCCAGGGCGAGGGACATGGCGCGTCACCGTCGGATGCTGCAGAATGTCGTTGATTTTCCCGTCGGTGGCTCCGGTGATCCGTTCAGTGTCGG GCTTTATTATACGACCGTGAAGCTTGGAAATCCTCCGGTGGACTACCACGTGCAGATAGACACAGGAAGTGATATACTGTGGGTTACTTGTAATCCGTGCAGCGGTTGCCCCAGTTCAAGCGGATTAAGCAGC ATTACACTTAGGTTGTATGACCCACAAAAGTCATCAGCCTCATCCATAATATCTTGTTCAGACTCAAGGTGTGTTTCAGCTATAGAGACTGCAGAGGCAAGATGCGAGTCTCAGAACTGCGGTTACACCTTTCAGTATGGCGATGGCAGTGGAACTACTGGATATTATGTGTCAGATACTTTATCCTTTAATACAGTGGTGGCAAATGATGCCACCTCAAATTCTTCAGCAACAATTACGTTTGG ATGTAGCAGTACTGTCTCTGGTGACTTGACAAAGTCGGACAGGGCTGTTGATGGTATACTGGGCTTTGGGCAAAATCATCTCTCTGTGATTTCCCAATTGGCATCACAAAATCTAGCACCAAAAGCTTTCTCACATTGTCTGAGAGGTTCACAAAGTGGTGGTGGCATTTTGGTTCTTGGAAAGGTTGTCGATCCGAGCATAGTCTATACTCCTCTTGTACCATCAAT GCCTCACTACAACTTGTATCTAGAAAGTATTTCTGTTAATGGGCAAACACTGTCCATTGACTCATCAGTTTTTGCAACAGCATCTACTAGTGGAACCATAATCGATTCTGGAACAACGCTGGCATACATTGCAGAGCAAGCTTATGATGTATTTATTACTGCT ATCTCTTCATATGCTTTGGGAAAGCTTGAATCATTTAATTCAAAAGGAGCTAACCAGTGCTTCTTGGTTGTGGGCAG TGTTGAAGATGCCTTCCCTCCAGTTTCATTAAACTTCAAAGGTGCTTCAATGGTATTAAAGCCTCAAGATTACCTTCTTGATCAAGGCTCAGTT AGTGGTGCTACAGTATGGTGCATTGGGTGGCAGAAGATGCAAGGATCAATGACAATCTTGGGAG ATATTGTCTTAAAGgacaaaatatttgtttatgACCTAGAAGGACAGCAAGTTGGGTGGACTAACTACGACT GCACCAGGGCAGTGAACGTCTCTTCATCGTCTGGAAAGAGTGCTTTCGTTCAAGACAATTCTGGACAAACCAGTGCTAGTGGAAGCACACGACGTTTGTCATTTGATAATCTGATCTTCTATACCATTCTGATCGGCTTTCTGCATGCTTTTCTCGGTTCCAATTTTTTGTATTCTTGTACAAAATCAATTCTTTATTGA